Below is a window of Vicugna pacos chromosome 20, VicPac4, whole genome shotgun sequence DNA.
AACGACGAGGAGCTCAACAAGCTGCTGGGTAAAGTCACCATCGCTCAGGGTGGCGTCCTGCCTAACATCCAGGCCGTGCTGCTGCCCAAGAAGACTGAGAGCCACCACAAGGCCAAGGGCAAGTAGAAGTCTGGATTAGTTTGCAGCATCTCAAATTTAGCACTCAAaccaaaggctcttttcagagccacCTACAATTTTCGAGGAAGAACTGAACACTTTAAGTTCTTTTACACTATAATGCTAAAGATCCCTACTTAACCTTAAAACTTGGGTTAGGTAGAAGGCTCCCCTATAAATGTCTCATCAGCATTAGGCGGTTTATGGGTTACGTGAAGTGAATCACTTAAATATTGCCATACTCACATCTGTCCATCATAAGCCTTTGAAAACTACCAAGTCTCGTCGTAGGTCTACTTGTCTTTTTGTGTCAGTTTTGAGATACTTTAGTTTTCTGGATCTTAGGAAAGGCATCTTGAGTTTTCTGGTATCAAAACAAACCATCCTAGGCCTAAGGCATTTTCAGAGCCTTCATTTCTGTGAAAGACCTAATCTCATCAGTGTACATTATGTTGTACCGTGCtaattaatgaaaaatttaataTTCAGGCCTTTTATTGGGAAACGATGAAAGTttgttttctcaaatattttccaaGCTCCTTTGTGGCCCACCACACAACTCGAGGTCTCTGTATAAAGTGATCCATTTCAGGATAAAGGTGCTAAATCctaaattttctttcattgtgtTAAAGATCTTGTTAATGTTCTGATACAGTTAGatccttttccctttaaaaagctTGTCTTGGTAACTTCTAGGCCCTGGGAGAGTGAGGGGAGGTGGCAAGgagtgggagggtgggagggtggggggagtgaGAGATTGGGGAGGGGGAGTGATGAAGagttgggtggggaggagggtgagatCTATCAGATACCAGGCAAGGAGCCTATCCTATGGTTTTGCCAGTTGCTAAGGAACTATTGGATGTAGATGCATCTCAAGGGGTGGTTTTGCTTGTGCTAAACAGTTTACTGGTGATGGGGAACTAGATTCTTTTGAAATAAGAAATTACATtcctaaaatagaaaaatatattatgCTGCAATGAAATTGTTCTATATATTATCTGACAATGAAAAAAAGTCCGAGTAAGAATGTTTTTCCCTATTAAGTTTTTGGCCCTTGAATTCCTCACATGGAAATCAGATTTTGCTTGCTGAAAAGTTAAAAAGTCTTAAAATGTAAGTGTTTGAAGGAGAGAAAATTGAAGCGTGATGGTATAGAGATCCATTGTCTTCACGGCTAACTACGAGCCAACTGTGGCCAGTGATCACTGGATATGTGGGTAGTCCGAAGTGGTCAACATGTAATATACACACTGGATTTCGAAGTTAGTGAAAAGTAATAAAGAATGTGAAATATCTAACAATTatactgattacatgttgaaatgaatattttagaaatattgggTTAAATACTATTACTATTAAAATTAACttatcctgtttttatttttttatgtctttCCTATAAAAGTTTGTTTCTTACGTAGCTCATATTTATTTCTACTGGAAATCGCTGTTATAGAGCTAGcaccacaagaaaaattaaaaaaataggggTCATGGATAACTGAGACCATCAGAGGATTTGGGAAACAAAATTTTCGAGTCCTAATCAGTGCAGTTACCGGTTGAGTAGCCCTGGTTTCTTCTTGTCCAATCAGCTTCTGACTCTCACTATAAATACGTGGCTAGGTTTAACTCCGTAATGCCAGCTAAACCTTCCAGTCATGGCTCGCACTAAACAGACAGCCCGCAAGTCCACCGGCGGCAAGGCGCCGCGCAAGCAGCTGGCCACCAAGGCGGCCCGCAAGAGCGCGCCGGCCACGGGCGGCGTGAAGAAGCCGCACCGCTACCGGCCCGGCACGGTGGCCCTGCGCGAGATCCGCCGCTACCAGAAGTCCACGGAGCTGCTGATCCGCAAGCTGCCGTTCCAGCGGCTGGTGCGCGAGATCGCGCAGGACTTCAAGACCGACCTGCGCTTCCAGAGCTCGGCCGTGATGGCGCTGCAGGAGGCGTGCGAGGCCTACCTGGTGGGGCTCTTCGAGGACACCAACCTGTGCGCCATCCACGCCAAGCGCGTCACCATCATGCCCAAGGACATCCAACTTGCCCGCCGCATCCgcggggagagggcctgagcccgAAGCTCCCATCCACCcccaaaggctcttttcagagccacCCACGTGCACACTGAAAAAGGACTGTTTACCTGCTCGTCTTTACTGTTCCTATCTTAACTGAGACAATAAGGTGGACTTTTTACGTTGCGATTTTTCTAAGTACAAAATTCCCTACCACTACCGGAGAAATCTTTGCTCCAGATTCTCCAGCAGGGATTGGGTCTGACAGTGAGTTCCTTACCAGtgcttttttccttcagttttgacAGGATAGTGCCCT
It encodes the following:
- the LOC140687760 gene encoding histone H3.1, which translates into the protein MARTKQTARKSTGGKAPRKQLATKAARKSAPATGGVKKPHRYRPGTVALREIRRYQKSTELLIRKLPFQRLVREIAQDFKTDLRFQSSAVMALQEACEAYLVGLFEDTNLCAIHAKRVTIMPKDIQLARRIRGERA